DNA from Tachysurus fulvidraco isolate hzauxx_2018 chromosome 16, HZAU_PFXX_2.0, whole genome shotgun sequence:
TTCTTTGTATTTAGCATAAAAGTACAATGGAATTTTATGTCACTATTAaatgaagaaacaaaaagaaaaactttatgGCTTTCCTTCTTTTTTGATCTGCACAATTACGATAAACTATCATGACACCCTCCTATAGCTGCCCAGCCTGTGTGTGCCATGCAAGAAAGGGAAAATTCCATGAAACTTTTTAAACATCTTACCTCAGGATAAGATAACATGGGAAACAAAAGTAGGACAAGAAGCTTTGCAGCCCAAAGACAGTATTCAGGAGGTTACTGTTTCACAGTGACACACAATGACTGGCTTCTATCaatggaaaacacacaaaaaaggagCAATGGAGGGAAACTCCATGTACCCAAGAGACAGTATAACGTGACTAAAGATACTTTAATGGCAGGACTAGCCACACATTAACAATGGCTCCATGACTGAAGAGTATCCACACAGATCCGTACGATGACACTGTTACAACAGTCTGTGTGACTTCCTGTTTATCACTTATGCTGTAGCTCAGCGACCTGCAATATATGACCTACCTTTTATTGTTGAGGCCTTAGGCTTCCCTCTTATTTCATGTATGCACCTTAATTCTTTTAGGAGCTGCTCTTTTAGCTCAGCACACAGACATCCTCTGGAATGTAAGACAAACATCATGCAATTTTATTAGAGTGCAAAAGTCACATAAGCGAATATACAAAGGTGCTTATGATCATCTTTCGTTTCAGTGGGACCTGATCTACTGTTTCTGAAATAAATGGTTGGCGGTGTTCTGCCTGCAGCATACACCAAGCCGTCCTGACCAGGAGAGATTGTGTAACACAGTGGTGTTAATTTACAACACGGTTGCCAAAGTCAGCACCTGTTCCTGTAGAGGCTTTACCCGACTCATACAGAAAGTGCTTACAACTATAATTTCGATCCAAGATCTGTCCAGGATAAAAGATTCTGCCTCTTTAGGACAGCACAGACTGATCCTTCTCTACTTTTAGCATGGCTGCAGGTAACCCATGCTGAGGACACACCACGATGGAGAAAGCAAGGCTCCTTGGTTATCCATTCTGGGAGCATTTAATCCTCTTTATCTAGCAGAGAAAGTTGCATGCTCAGACCATTAGCAAAGGCTTATGCCTATTTAAAGAGAGCTCTTTAACTGTCTGTTCCCAGGCCTGGGTGGATGtccaaaatgaacaaaaaattcCCTTATATAACAACtcattatttgatttgatttatatgAATAGTTTATACGAGAATTATATATggaatatattttaaatctagGCAAACATCAAAATGAAGAGGCTCAACTCCAGTAATCATTAAATATGCctcaaataatacaatttatttataaattataaatgcagTAAATCAACCACCAGCAGCACTGGCACATCTGATAGCCAAATGAGCTGTTGCCAAACCTCAGAAAATGCTGCATAGTCCATATTTCTGCCAGAATGAGTGCCTTTGAGAACGTCTGCTTAACTAGGTCTTAAAGTTAGCAGTCTTGTAAAGatattgttttttccccttattGTAAACTggtacttttaaaaaaaaagtagagagCCAATCAGTCTGCTGCCTTCAAGATGAAGTGTAGAAGAGTTTACAGTGACTTAGTGTAGGACTAAACAAGTCTCGTCTAAGTCTTTGCCCGTTACACAAATGGCATTTAAATACAGATGGCtgacaaataaatagacataacaAGGGCAGATGTTAATCATGAGAAAAGtcagaaaaatcacatttattaacATCCTAATATTCTGTATAAAAATCAGTGATGGACTATTGCTAGATCCAAGTATGTCAGAAGTCTGACAATAGctgaattataaataatttctaaatAATGTAATGCTTCCTGTAATGAGCTGTTTCCCACCACAAATTAGTGGAGTGTTTCTATTTTTCCTGGGGAAATTAAGGAACTCCATCTTTCTACATAGaggggtgttggtgtgtgtgtgtgagagagagagagagagagagagagagagagagagagagagagagagagagagagagagagagagaatgaataacATCTCAATACAGCTACAGGGGATATAGTCTGCTGCTGCTAGCAAACATCCATGTATCACTGTTCGAGTGTGTAATATAAAAGGTAGTTTCCAGGGTGAACATGAGTAGTGTTGACCTAAAAAGCAccaatatttatattacagttgGTATTTTAAGGCCAACTGATGACTGGTATTTGGCTTAATGTCAAACATCAGACAATAGGAAATAAAAGACTGACCAGCATTGTTATTCTTAATGCAGAAAATGCCTAAATATAGCTTTTTAATTCAATGTACCATGGAACACTGCTTGCCTGTTAACAAGCTAGCTAGATTTTTGTAGTGCCATATATATGGTAAAAAGTGCAAGACTGTGATGCGGGTATATTACATTAGGATGATGtacaaatcaaacaaatgagcGGCTATTCTTTTAGTGACTGGgaatataaatgtaaagtaGCTCACTGATTATACAGCGAGGGATATTCTATTAGGGATGCATGAAAGCCTCCAAACAAAAATGAGAGTAAATATAAGTGACACTGGTCTATAGAAATGTGGCAAAAGGAATGACCTGGCTAAATGGGAAGTATGTGCAGCACACACGGAGAACAATACACGGTTCAATGTGACCCTGACAGTGAAGGTTTCTGGTGGTTGTTACGCTATGGGGGGCATTATGCTGGCATGCTATGGCTTTTGCCTTGTGAAAAGACTACATTACATAAATaagtacacacgtacacacacacacacacacacagatgcacagagacagacacacagactaaTTGTGATGTACTGAACTAAAAAGCAGTATAGAAGAGCATGTGGCAGTGGCATAATGATGCTAAACTAACCATCTTATAACTAACGATACCTTTAAACAAAGTATACAAGTGATTTTTGATTGTAAAATGTTCATACCAGAGTATTATTGGAAAAATATTGATGGTAACATCAACACAATAATATGCAAACAACAACCTATGGCACATTCACAACACTCTGAATACtaaacataatatttaatacaactCGTTGGTCAGTCTGTACAGATTACAGAATGTTTCTTACATCTCTGATGGATGATATAATAAGCAGTTGATCTGCAAGGCACAATTTCAGGCTACATAAAAACTGAAGGCTACAACATATAACACGACATttgcacaaacaaaacaacaaacaccatCAGCCAGCCAGTTGGCCTGGTCAAATATCTAAATGCTCCAAGTTGTTAGCCCAAATCAACAATGTATAAAGCTACGTTCACTACCTGGTGGACTGCAAATCAATCATGGGGTAATTACAACTAGCACTagttgtaaatatataataataaaaatgtgcttAAATGTTATgcagtaaaaatgaaaataacatCAAACAGTTAATACAATGAGAGCAATAAAAACACTTGATGGATTGGAAGTTAAGCTAAACTGCTTATTGAAACCCGAACTGAATCTGAGAAAGCCACTTGGCTAAACATATAACTTCAGGTAGACACCCAATCTTTTAATCTCACAATATACCGTGTAGCAGTTGAGATTCAGAGGTCAAAATGCTACTAAAATGGCCAGGAATAAACACCTCTCTGGAAACACTGATCTTTTATAATGCTTTTATGTTCTGGTTATCAGCACAAACACCCCCCCAAAATTCtcatactgtaaaaaaaaaaaaaaaaaaaaatctgcctttGATACTGAAGATACCCAAATGACTGCTTTGACTGCAATGTATATGTAGCACAGAATCCACAGACTAATGTGAATCATTTTAATGTGCTTCATAAAAAATATAGCATTTCCAGTTCTCTTCGTGTCTCATCAGTCACAGTATTACCACTTGacttcaattatttatttatttttttgcatgattcTTAAATGTGAGTGCTTGAGAAATAAAATGGAGTAACACATCTTGTGATTATTCTAACACCTTCATAAAAGAAACCTAAATGCTGGTCTCAGATCAGCCTAAATAGTTACTGTCTTATTAAATGATAGCAGATACTGCCAATAAACACTTATGAAAGCATCATCTGTGGCGTGCACAGATACAGAATGTCCTCATGCACTTCAAGTGTCTCAAAAAGCACCATCATCCAGTTGAATGACTGAAATGTGGTCACAACAATACATAAAAGCCAGGATTAAACTGAGGTGGCATAATATTGACATTCCAGCATTTGACTTGAACCAATGGACTATGTAATAGTCAATATATCAAGTGGAGACAGTGGGCTTAAGcacacagattttatttttttcagtcagGTTGACACACCATCCTGGTCCATACTGCACCCTAATGCTTCGATGTCATTGCTGATGTCTGAGATCATGCGGTCCCACTCATCACCCTCAGAGGACACGGCCCCTTCATCTGATCCTCCTGCTGCCCCGTTGCCATTGGTGGTTGAGTCAGAAGCTGAACTGGCTGTACGTCTGTAGCGGCCGAAGCTGTCAGTAATGATGCCGCGGCCATCCTTCACGCCGATGGTTTCTAGGAAGTTCTCAAAGTGTTGACTGTCCTTCTCTGGGATGAAGGGCCTAAGGCCTGCCAAAAAAACATTAGACTTGTCAGGCAAATCAACAAAGAGATGAAGTACTGCTGAGCATGTAATTGTATACCATGAGCAATaattatttcttacatttttcatCTTCAACAAGCTACTAAagtgacacacatgcacacacagcttgactggtcccaccttctctcagggtacaaggtaTGATTATCACTACACAGGGAGTCTATATGGTCTACATTGCACATTTAGTTGTGAAGCCcaaaaaaatttggacatatGGTGTAGCTGACACTGCACTTTGACCCAAAATGCCCAACAAatctatatattaataattacacAGGTGTTATTACTGGTCAATTTAAAGCAATTCGTTCCAAACTATCAATTACTGGCCACGGACAATTAGTGTAAGAGAAGTGGAGTTTCTGTATTGTAAAGTTGGAAAAGTTGCTCTTTTGATTGCTGTCTCAAAGATTTTCTATGTTTCTTGGGATAAGTGTGCTAACAGAAACGAACAAAATGGCAATTCAATAGCCTCTTGGTCTATAGTCTGTGGTAAGTCATCATCAAGTGTGCATAAGCCATACAGCAAGAGCTGATGAAGGCAAGTATTAGCCGTGAAGCTGGTTTGTGTTTTTGCACATCGCCTTCAAGAAAGCGGTTCAGTGGTTCCTGCACCTTGCAGTTTAGTTACAGGAAACTGTGCTCACCGAGTAGGAGGAACTTTCTGCTGTCTCCGTAGAGCTGTCTCAGGTTGATACAGAACTCGTGGATAGAGGCACCGGTTCTGTACTCATGCAAGTGTGTAGCAAACTGCTGAATCTCTTGAGAGGACAATTTTGTTCTCAACtagaagacaaaacaaaactcagaCTTCAGCatgtaagagaaaaaaaaacattaattcacattattaaaaaccACACAGCAAAAtttacttttgtttattaacacacacacacacacacacacacaccgtggtCATGTAGTCCTGTAGCAGTTCTGCTGCTGTTGTGCTTAGTTCACTCTCACTGGCTGTTTTGTCCTGTGGTGACGCTGGTGTGGATGATGGTGATGAACACGGAGAATGACCTACTGCCTCTAATGAGCTCTGAAACAAACTGTGAATGGCCATAAAGATTACCATCCTTACATCCAACACAGCCAGTGGTGGCTAGATTGTTGAGTTAGTGAACTTAAAGCAGAATCCACTGCAATcccagaaataaaaatataaagaaatacttACAATGCACCTGAGCTTCCTTGAAATGGCTCTTTAACATCCTTGCTTGAGGAGTCATCTTGATAttgaaataaacacaatgctTCTGGTAAATGTGTTATTTACTACTCAAATTCCATTTCATGGCATTTGTTCATTGCAAAACATGAGCAAACACTTGCGTTCATATTCTTATGTAAAATACATCATCTTCATTAACTAACTACTCTGTCCAGCACTCGTTAACCTTTAATAACACTCTTACTATAACAGCTACAAGATATGCAGCAAATCAATCGGTACACTGTCATATGCAATATAGATCAGAGTTTAAAACTTGATTACTAGAGACTAAGAAATCTGATATCCAGTTTCAGACCTGAACAAATAATTAAGAAGTTAAACATTCCAGTTAAACCCAGTTAAACCTTACTTGGACCGAACTGACACTGTCCTTTCACAGTCTTCTTGTTTGATGACACTTGAAAAGATCGTAACTCtatttgttctgtgtgtgtgttgataacCAGCATGTAGATATTGATTCCCACCCCTTACCGCTGTAGAGGGAGAGATGCCGAGTGGGTGTTGTAGCTCCATCCAGAAAGTCGATGGTTCTGTCCAGGAAGTCGATAGTAGATTCTGTGTAGACTATCTGAAAGACCTGACTGAGGAGCAGACACAGCTCCTCTGCTGCTGCCTGAAAGAATACAACAATCAGAGACCATCACTACAGCTCTGACTAAATTCACTAAATCTCATGACATTTTTGAAGAGCTATAGATTCAGGTATAATTTCAACTTTCAACCCTCTGCACAACAGAATACGTTATTTTTCATAAACTACAACGTATATTATGTGAaggaaaacaaatatttcaaatttaacTTATTTTAAGAGAGGCGAAAAAACAGGCACAAGCAAATACGCTATCGTTCTAGCACACAGACAGGTTTTTAACATTCGTGACCAAAATTCACTCCATGCATCAAGTATGAATTTTCGGTATCTTTACAGCTTTAAAGTCACTCTGGCACTGTTGGAAAAGCTTTGAGTTCCCATGATATTAGAAAAGATTTTCAAGATACTACTATGCTCTTGTACAGCCTGGCATCATTAGAGGTACAAAAGAACCATTGGGCCAAACACGTTGA
Protein-coding regions in this window:
- the ccm2 gene encoding cerebral cavernous malformations protein 2 homolog isoform X1, with product MGDDEKKLKKPGIVSPFKRVFLKGEKGRDKKAQEKCTERRALHTFSLSVPDHRIDPDILLNDYIEKEVKYLGQLSSIPGYLNPSSRTEVLQLVDNARKSHQLAGQLTSEQDALVSLSAYNIKLVWRDGEDIILRVPIHDIAAVSYIRDDSLHLVILKTAQEPGGSPCPSTCPELSKSTTLSSLSESGAVDICCLLVLAVENKAAAEELCLLLSQVFQIVYTESTIDFLDRTIDFLDGATTPTRHLSLYSDDSSSKDVKEPFQGSSGAFLFQSSLEAVGHSPCSSPSSTPASPQDKTASESELSTTAAELLQDYMTTLRTKLSSQEIQQFATHLHEYRTGASIHEFCINLRQLYGDSRKFLLLGLRPFIPEKDSQHFENFLETIGVKDGRGIITDSFGRYRRTASSASDSTTNGNGAAGGSDEGAVSSEGDEWDRMISDISNDIEALGCSMDQDGVST
- the ccm2 gene encoding cerebral cavernous malformations protein 2 homolog isoform X2, with product METEPGIVSPFKRVFLKGEKGRDKKAQEKCTERRALHTFSLSVPDHRIDPDILLNDYIEKEVKYLGQLSSIPGYLNPSSRTEVLQLVDNARKSHQLAGQLTSEQDALVSLSAYNIKLVWRDGEDIILRVPIHDIAAVSYIRDDSLHLVILKTAQEPGGSPCPSTCPELSKSTTLSSLSESGAVDICCLLVLAVENKAAAEELCLLLSQVFQIVYTESTIDFLDRTIDFLDGATTPTRHLSLYSDDSSSKDVKEPFQGSSGAFLFQSSLEAVGHSPCSSPSSTPASPQDKTASESELSTTAAELLQDYMTTLRTKLSSQEIQQFATHLHEYRTGASIHEFCINLRQLYGDSRKFLLLGLRPFIPEKDSQHFENFLETIGVKDGRGIITDSFGRYRRTASSASDSTTNGNGAAGGSDEGAVSSEGDEWDRMISDISNDIEALGCSMDQDGVST